From the Alteromonas sp. CI.11.F.A3 genome, the window ACGAAGATTTTTATGAAAAACGCGATATTCACGTGCACGTGCCTGAAGGTGCTACACCAAAAGATGGCCCAAGTGCGGGTATCGCAATGTGTACTGCTTTAGTGTCATCGTTAACAGGTAACCCTGTTAAATGCGATGTGGCCATGACCGGTGAAATCACACTACGTGGTGAAGTATTAGCCATTGGTGGTTTGAAAGAAAAGCTACTGGCCGCACACCGTGGTGGAATTAAAACGGTGGTTATTCCAGCAGAAAATGAACGTGATCTGGAAGAAATTCCAGAAAATGTGAAAAAAGATTTATCAATTCACCCTGTAAAGTGGATTGATGATGTGCTTGATATTGCACTTCAAGAGCCAGTAGAGTCTTTTGAGGTTGCAACGAAAAGCTAAAATGGTTGGCTGCATGTCCTAATTTTAAAGGCTTGCAGCCTTAAATTTGCAATAATTGATTAAAAAGTGTGCATACCTTCGCCAATTCGCCTATTTTTTTCAAAATAGGGCTTTCTTGTCGCAAGAGTTGTGTTACCTTTAATTTGTATTCGCTTGAAGCCTTGCCACAAAAGGGATTGCAGCGATTCAATAAAAGTTAATTAATTGTGACAGATGCTTGATGTTCAGAATCAAGCTTGCTATAACGTTCAATCAAATCGTTTTGGACAAACAGTATAATAACAATCGAAGGGGATCATAATAGTGAACAAGTCTCAACTTATCGACCAAATTGCTGCTGGCGCAGATATTTCAAAAGCAGCTGCCGGCCGCGCTCTAGATGCATTCACTGACTCAGTAACTGCAGCACTTAAAGACGGTGACCAAGTGGCACTAGTCGGTTTCGGTACTTTCTCAGTACGTGAGCGCTCTGCTCGTAGTGGTCGTAATCCACAAACTGGTGAGACTATTCAGATTTCAGCGGCGAAAGTTCCTTCTTTCAAAGCTGGTAAAGCTCTGAAAGACGCTTGTAACTAAGCAAAACTTGCAAGAAAAAGGCGATGGCGTATGCCATCGCCTTTTTTATTTGTAACGCCGAATTTATCATTTCCCACTATTTTCTTTATCTCACCTATAGCGCGACAGTGCATTGCGCACCACGCTGCGGTTTTATTGAACAATAGAAGGATTAGTTTTTGTTAAGCCGTTTATCTTCACAGGTATTAGGTTATAATCACCGCTTATTTTTTGCCATGACGTTAGCGTAGGCATTTTCCAACGCTAAAGGGCAAGTGTAGTAAGCAACGGAGTTGAAGAACAATCATGCTAGAAAGAATCAGAGAAGGTTCTCAAGGCCCATGGGCAATGGCAATTATTGCCCTAATCGTATTGAGTTTCGTGTTTGCTGGTGTAGGAAGCTACCTGACGTCTTCAGGTACTACGGCAGTAGCAACAGTTAATGGCGAAGAAATTTCTGCTCAGGAATTAGAACGCGGTTATCAGAACCAACGGGCACAAATGGAATCACAATTTGGCGAAAGCATTGCCCAGTTGTTTTCGAGCGAACAGTATTTAAGTGACTTTCGTCGTAACGTACTAGATAGACTTATTGCTGAAAAACTAATTCAGCAACAAGCACAGGAAATGGGCTTACGCGTTAGCGATGCGCAAATTCGTGAAACTATCGTACAAATGCCAGAGTTTCAGTTCGGTGGTCAATTTGACAACGACCGTTTCCAAACTATCTTGCGTCAAAACGGTTTTCAGGTTGCTGACTTCCGTGACTACTTACGAATTCAAATGACACAAAATCAATTGGCTGCTGCGTTAACAAATTCTGAGTTTGCGTTACCTGGTGAAGCTGAACGTGCAAATGCATTGCAACTTCAAACTCGTGACGCTAAATATGTGATGATTGATTCTGCTTCATTCGCCGAGTCGGTGGAAGTAACAGAAGATGATATTGCTGAATATTACAACGCTAACATCACTGCATTTGATACCGAAGAGCAAATTAAGCTTGCCTATGTAACACTCACAGTAGAAGACGTTAAAAGCCGCGTAAGCGTAGATGACGACGCCGTTCGCACTTACTATGACAATAACCTAAGCGGTTATGGCAAAGAAGAAGAGCGTCGTGTGTCACATATTCTTATTGAAGCTGGCGATGACGCTGAAGCAGCGAAAGCGAAAACTCAAGCGTTGTTAGACCAACTGAACGACGGTGCCGATTTTGCGGAGTTAGCTGAAAGTAGTTCAGATGACACCTTTTCTGCTGAAAATGGTGGTGATCTAGATTTCATTACGCCTGGAATGATGGACGAGGCGTTTGATGAAGCGGTATTTAGTTTAGCCAATGTGGGTGACTATACCGACGTTGTTGAGACTGAGTTCGGCTTTCACATCATTAAACTGACTGAACTTAAAGAAGCACAAGTTCAGCCATTTGAAGAAGTAGAAGCAGAAATCCGCGAGACACTGCTAACGGATAAAGCATTAGAAGAATTCTTTGAGTTGCAAAACACCATGGCTGAAATTGCATTCGAAGTGCCAGATACACTAGAAGATGTAGCTAACGCAGTTGATTTACCTGTGCAAGAAACTGGCTTGTTTAGCCGTAACTCTGCGCCAGTAGATATGAGCTCGCCAGCACTGACGGAAGTCGCGTTTTCTTCTGAACTTATTGATGAAGGCGTTAACAGTGACATTATCGAGTTAGATGATGAAACGGTAGTTGTAGTGCGTGTTGTAGAACATTTGCCACAGCGTACTCAAACGCTAGATGAGGTGCGTGAAGGTATTGTATCAACCGTTAAAGCACAGAAGGCGCAAGAAGCGGCAGAAAGTTGGGCCTCCGATGTTGTCGATTCGCTGAAACAAGGTGAAAGTGTAGACGCTGTATTGGCAGAAAAATCACTAAGCTGGGAAAGTGCCGAAGCTGTAGCGCGAAGTGGTAGTACGTTAAACCGCAGTATCGTTGATAAGCTGTTTACCTTATCTAGCGAAGCCGAAAAGCGGGTAGATGTAATTGCAACTGTGAATGGCAATGTTGCTATTGTTGAACTCGTTAAAGTAAACAGCGCGCCTACGCTAAGTGCTGAGATGTCAGAAAGTCTGAAACCTCGTTTAGCACAGATGCAAGGTCAACGTGTTTACCAACAGTTTATTGAAGCATTACGTGCTGATGCCGATGTGACGGTGTCTGAAAGCCTTTAGTATTATTGAGCTTACTGTTTAGGGGCTGGCGAGAATATAAGCGGGCTGAAACGTAAAACTATTATGTTTTAGTTCTAACCTTAAAGGTAAGCGAAAAATACACAAAAAAAAGCCAGTGTTGGCGAAGCGATAACCATATCGCTTGTTCAACACTGGCTTTTTTGTGGGCGCTTGTCTTTAATAAGTAAAAGTATTAATGGGTGAGAAAAAGCATAAGCGCATAAAACGCAGCGATAACACTCGATAAAACCAGTATGTAAGTAAAACCTTGTTTACCTTGCGCTAGAGAATAGCTATTCACCCTTAAGTAGCCAAACCACAATAACGACAAGATAAGTGGTATCAGTACAATAATCTTAAGCAAAACTCGACCTCGCGTTGTATCGGTAAAGGGGCATCACATTATGTGTAGTGCAGTAGCTTTCAGTAGTAAGTCAATCCCACTGCATGATTATAAGTTTAACGATAAACCATAACTCTAACTATATATGAGTACAGTCTAGAAAGGGAATACAGTTTAGCCTGCGGGTTATTTTAATTTTCGGGAGCATTGATACCTGTAATAGTCATTAATGCGCTAGTAACAAATTACCCTCGATATGTGCTTAGTGGGCGACCCTACTGCTACGCACACTACTGGCGATACCATAAAGGTAGGACGTAGAGGTTCCTGATCAGGCTCTATTGTCGTATCGGGTAAACAGGGGCACGTAGCCTACCCACATACCTGCGATAACGCTATTCACAAAGCAAGCAGAATTATACAGGCGTTATCCTCTTATGAATTTGAACAAGGTAGCCTAGACTTTCCAGGTACATCCCTGCAAGTCACTCACGTTGATACGGGCGCTTTTACTGATAATTTAGTGCTGGTAAGTACACGTATTGAATTTAATGTGCGCTATGCATGGCAATTTAACCGCGACAGCCTAGTTAAGTTGCTAGCAAGTATTATTGGCGAGGTAGATGGTGGTGCGTCGGTAAGCTGGTCTAGACCTTGTGAATCCTATATGAGTAGAACCAATACGCAAAAGCGCTGCTTAATTACTATTGCAGAAAAAGCCATTGTGCAAGCCACTGGCCGTTATCCCGTAGTCAGTACATCTGGCGGGGCATTTTGCGGTAAAGCAGACGGACGGTTTTTCGCATCAGACACAACCCAAGTGGTAGAACTGGGTGTGCCAAATGCTACTATTCATCAAGTTAACGAGCATGTGCATTTATCGGATATAGTAACGTTAGAAGATATCTTCACCGATATTCTGCTAAGCCTATAAATTTACGCCTGTAAATTTACGCCGACTTCTTCAATTCAGGCTTTAATTGAGTTGCTCCTAAATAACGTTCCTTTTTCTTTGGCGTTAGCGCTTCTAAATCGACCACTACCAAGCCATCTATGCAGTCGTTAAAATCAGGATCTACATTGAAATCGAGGAAGGCCACTCCACCCGTTTTCGAGAGTTCACTGTATTGCTTGTATAAAGTAGGTACATTCACTCCCATATTAGCGAGTAGATGCTTTAACTGGGTAAACTCAGATTTGTAGTCTTTACCTGTAAAGGTATACAAGGCATCTTGCGACATTTGATAAGGGCGTTTCGATTTAGCTTGGCCAAATTTAGCCGGAAAGTAAATTGAGTAAAACTGTACGATCAAATCTTTAGCTGGCTGAGGATAAGCGTTACTTAACGACACGGCCCCAAACATATATCGGTATTTCGGGTAACGATTTAAAAACGCGCCAATGCCTACCCATAAATAATCTAGGCTACGTTTACCCCAATAGCAGGGTTGTACAAAGCTTCTGCCCAGTTCTAACCCTGCACCAAACATGGTGGCATTAGCACTAGCATCGGTATTAGTCTTGCCTGTGCCATAATCGAACAAGGTGGCTGAATATAACCCCGTAGGGTGGTCTTGTTGACTAAGTATTTCTGCATCTCCAAATCGATAAGCGCCTACGATTTCTAAATTACTCTCATCCCACAAAATCAAATGATAATAATGAGTATCGTATTGGTCTATATCACGGCGTTTGTTCGTGCCTTCGCCCACTGCCCGAAATGCAATTTCTCTCAAGCGACCAATTTCACGCATAATTGGTGAGCAATTTTTATGTTGGTATAAATATATCGACTGACCATCACTGGTGTGGCCTAAGTGTTCACATTGCTTCATTGCACGGGAAAGCTCTTTTCTGTCTTCCGGCATGGCCACTGGGGCTTGGGTGTCGAAAATACCTTTCTTGTTGCTGCCAATTCGATATAAGTGGCGTTTAAATAGTTTCACCTGATCTTTAAGCGCTATGCTGGTTTGTTGGTAAGACTCAAAGGGAATAAGCTCGCCTATTCGCATAGGAAGGTGTTTCTTGCGTTGCTTAAACATTTCTTTTACTAGCAGCGCAGTGGCTAAGGGTTTGTATACCATAGACACCCCATAAAACAGCGGGCTATTTTTGGCATCAATATAAACCGGAAGAATAGGGGATTTGGCTTGTCGGGCGATGCGCAAAAAACCGGAATGCCAAAGCGTATCTCTTACACCTTGAGGTCGTAGTCGTGAAACTTCCCCAGCGGGAAAGATTAAAATGGCGCCGTCTGATCGCAAGTGTTCTTGTATAGCGCTTAAATGCTGTTTCGGCGTACCGCCTTGCATGTTGTTTACTGGCAGTAACATATCGTGCAAAGGCTCAATGGCCATGAGCATTTGGTTCGCCACGACTTTTAAATCGTGACGAACTTCACTCACCAGCTTAATTAACGCAAGGGCGTCTAGCGAGCCGATAGGGTGATTGGCAATAATCACCACTCGTCCTTGTGATGGAATACGCTCTTTCTCTACGTCACGGGTAGAGTAGCTAATATTGAAGTATTCGAGCACTTGCTCAACAAAGTCGATATCTTCGTAGTGGGGGTAGGTTTCGCCGAACTCTATTATTTCTCGTTCATGCAAAAGGTGGCGCAGCACAAACGATAAAGACCTAAACAACAAGGGGTTGTTAGCCACTTGGGGATAGTGTTTATTTAGTACTTCATCAACTGTAAACATAGTCTTTCTCGGTTTTTGCGAACAATAGCAGGGGAATGTGACGTTTTTCACACAGTTAGATGTCAGTTATCTGACAATGCAGAGACCCGCGTTCCGTGAATTATGAAACGCGGGTTTAAGTGGTATGCTTATGCTGCTTTTGATGGTGAATTTTTCACTTTCAATGGGGTAACGTTATCTGCGTTGTTCATGGTCTCAAGGGAGTAAATCAGGGATAGGTTTCCATTTTCGTCTTCACCCAACGCAGTACAGTTTTCCATCCAATCACCGTCGTTAATGTAGTGGATGCCATTTTCCATTGTGCTTTCAGGGTGATGAATATGACCACAAATTACGCCATCAAGCCCCATTTCTGCGGCACGAGAACAACAAGCCTCTCGGTAGCGAGCAATTGCTTCATTTGCGCCTTTGATGTGCTTTTTAATGTAACCTGCAAGTGACCAGTACTCACGTTTACGCCAACTACGAAAACGATTGAACTCGCGATTTAAAAACAGCAGTAGGTCGTAACCTTTATCACCAATCCACGCATGGAATTTACCCATGGTGACATCGCCATCAAATTGATCGCCATGTAACACGAGGTAGCGTTTGCCTTGGGCAGTGGTATGCACAAGTTGACGTTCAATTTCGATATCACCAAATGCCATGCCTGAATATGACTGAATGGGTTCGTCATGATTACCTGGGAGATAAACAACGCGAGTGCCATCTTGGCTCATCGCCATTAGCTTATGCATAACTTGATTGTGCGCTTGCGGCCAACGAAATTGTTTTGTCATTTGCCACATATCGACAATGTCGCCAACCAAATATAGGGTATCGACAGTAACGCTGTTTAAAAATGAAAGTAGGTATTCAGCTTTGCAATCACGATTGCCAAGATGAATGTCAGAAAGCCAAAGTGTGCGGTAATGTGTTTTTTTCATAGCAAGGTCCCAAAGCGATTGCCTTGGAACGCCACTATATGGAGGTTAATTGACAAAATAGTGACGCTTGTTTGACGATAGTGTTACAGCTAGCTTTTCTACAGACTCTGGTTCTTATAGAAGCTCATCGGCTAATGCCAGTAACTTCTCTCGCATCCATTTATTCACTAAATCCTCATCAGCTTGCTTGTGCCAATACATGTGAATGGGCATAAGTGGTACATCAAAGGGCAGTGTGGTAACGGCAACTGGCAGGCTGCTAGTAATCTGCAGTGCATAACGACTTGGTACGGTAAGTAATAAATCTGATTTACTGACTACGCTTGCCGCAGCGAAGTAATGTTCGCACTGTAGCGCAAATTGTCGCGTGGCGTTTTGTTTCGCAAGCGCTAAGTCTACCGTATCTAATCGAGAGTCTTTCAAGGTAACCAGAACGTGGGATGCTGCTACATAATTGGCTAGTGTTTTATCTTTTAAAATGGGGTGTTCTTTCGAACAGATAAGCACGAAATGCTCGTCGCATACCAGTGTTGACCGAATATCAGGGCCTGTAGGCACCAACGCATCGATAACAATATCCAGTTCTTTATTGGCAAGGGCGGTTTCAAGTTCAGGGCGGGTAACCCGCCTGCTAGTTACGGTAATATTTGCTGCATTTTGCAAAAGCTCGGGAATAAGTGTGGGTAGAAAGGTCGACTCAAGAATGTCTCTTAACCCTAACCTTATTTCTCTTTTATAGCGGCTGATATCAAAGTCGATAGGATCTGACAGCGTAGACTCTAAGTGAGAGAGAGCTTCTTTTACCGGTTGAATGATAGATTGGCACAACGGGGTTGGCACCATTCGCCGGCTATGGCGCACGAATAGCTCATCATCAAATTTTTCTCGTAAACGTGACATTGCATGACTCACGGCCGGTTGCGTTAAATGCAATGCTTTGGCAGCCGCAGTAATACTCTCTTCTTCATACACAGCTTTAAGTACAAAAAACAAATTAAGGTCTATTTTTCCATGCATCATATTTATGAAATTCCATAAAAAAGTATCATTTTTATTTATTTTTATCGAGGTTACACTGGCTTGAATGTTAATGGAAGGATGTATTTGTGAGTGAAACGTTAAGATCCACCTCGAGTGATTCATTAAAAGAGCAAGCGCAGAAGATGACATTGGGAAGTGATAAATTTGCTATCCCTATGCCGCCATCGTTTGATAACAAAAGTGCACAACAAGCGTATGAAAAACAGCGTCTAGCCTCGGCATTTCGCGCGTTCGCTATACATGGATTTGATGAAGGCCTTGCGGGGCATATTACTTTGCGGGATTGTATCGACCCTGAAACATTTTGGGTTAACCCATTGGCCGTGCATTTTTCTAAAATTAAAGCATCGGACTTAGTTAGGGTAGATCACCACGGCAACATTGTGGAAGGTAAAGCCGTTATTAACTTGGCCGCATTTGCTATTCATTCTCGCATTCATGCAGCTAGAGACGATATTAACGCTGTTGCCCATGCACATACCACTTATGGGCGAGCGTTTGCGTCTTTAGGGGAAAAACTGCTACCTATTTCACAAGATGCTTGTGTGTTTTTTGAAAATCATGGGTTATTTAATACCTTCACTGGCGTAGTGGCCGAACGTGAAGAAGGCGACTTAATTGCTCAAGCATTAGGTGAGGGTATTGGTGTGATACTACAGAATCATGGTTTATTAACCGTAGGGTCTTCGGTAGACGCTGCTACTGCTAACTTTATTATGATGGATAGTTGTTGTCATAGTCAGTTACTTGCGCAAGCGGCTGGCGAACCCAAACTAATTGATCATGACACGGCAGTAAAGACGCGCAAAGCAAATGGCAACGAGTTAGTCACGTGGGGCAACTATCAGCCGCTATACCAAGTGATTGAGTCACAAGATATGAGCTTTAAGGATTAACCTAGCGTTTTTAAAACTAGGTAGACAAAACTAGGTAGACAAAACTAGGTAGACAAAACTAGGTAGAACGAGCTGACGGATGAAGCTCGTTTCATTTATGCAATACTAATTCAGCGTTACTCTGAGCATTAGGTCAAGGACGATACGTGTTTATCACCATTAAAAACTTACAATAACAAAGGGCATATATGCAGGCCTCGATTTTTACCGAAATACTTCTTCCACTGGCTTTGGCTTTCGTGATGTTTGGTATGGGTCTTACGTTAACGGTAGCCGATTTCACCCGTTTACTTAAAGCGCCTAAAGCCATCGTAGTGGGGCTGGTGGGGCAAACCGTATTGCTACCCTTATTGGCGTTTGGCTTGTGCATGGCATTTTCCCTTCATCCAGCAATGGCCATAGGTATTATGATTTTATCAGCGTGTCCTGGTGGCACGATGAGTAACTTAATAAGTCATATTGGGCGAGCGAACCTGGCGTTATCTGTAAGCTTAACAGCGCTATCTACCTTTATTTGCGTATTCTCAACGCCTTTTATAATCCACTATTCCATGGACTATTTCGCTGGTGAGAACGCACCTTCATTTTCCATTGTTACTACCGTCGTCGGCTTGGTTTGCGTGTCTATCGTGCCTGTCATCATTGGTATGGCAATACGACACTTCAAACCCACCTTTTCTATTAAGGTAGAGGGATTTTTTAGAACGTTTTCATTGTGGTTCATGATTGCCATGATCATTGGCATATTAATTAGTGAGCGGGCGAACTTAATGGCGTCATTAGAAGAGGCCTTGCTAGTGTGTTTAGCCCTGAATATTTCAGCAGTGGTATTGGGCCTTATTTTAGCGTTTGCCTTTAAGTTGTCGAAAATTGACGGTATTACACTGGCTATTGAAGTGGGCGTCCAAAACGCAGCGCTGGCCATGTTAATTTGTATTACCTTCTTAAATTCTCCTGAATTTGCCGTGGCGGCTGGGGTTTACGGGTTAACCATGTATGCAGGCCCTGGGCTTTTAGCTGTATGGTCGAAGCGCCTGAAAAATGCCACTAAAAGCGCTGATGAAGATGAAGGTAAGGACAAACCACTTGCTACTCAAAAAGCCTAGACTGAGCGCTAACAATAAGAGCAAAACACATGAGTACAAAAACAAACGATAAAGAAAAACGTATCCTCATTACCGGTGGCGCCACGGGACTAGGGCAAGGCATAGCACTTGCGTTAAGTAACGAGCACAGTAAAAGCGGCGAACAATTGAAAATTTGTATCGCTGACATCCATGAGGAGCGAGGGCTAGAAACGCTTGCCCTACTAACAAAAAATAGTACAGAGGCTTTCTATCAACCCTGTGACATTACCCAAGATAATGATGTCGCCAATTTGGTTAGCGCTATAGAAGCACGATGGGGCGGTGTTGATATCGTGTTCAACAACGCAGGTGTCGCGTCTGGCGGTAGTTTAAGTGATGAAAGTATTGCCCAGTGGAAATGGATTTTCGATATTAACCTGCTAGGCATGGTGCGTGTCAGCAAGGCTATATTGCCATTATTCAAAGCGCAGGGGGCGGGCTATTTTGTGAATATAGCGTCGCAAGCAGGGCTAACGCCTATTCCCTACATGAACAGTTACAACGCAGTAAAGGCGGCGGTAGTCTCACTGTCTGAAACCATGAAGTTAGAGCTTGCTCCCGATAATATCGATGTGAGTGTGGTGTGCCCTAGTTTCTTCAAAACCAACCTTGATGAGTCGATGCGAAGCGATAACCCCGCCATGCATAAAATGATGGCGCGATTTTTTAAAAAAGCAGATATGACCAAAGAAGAGGTGGCGCAAAGTATTTGTGATCAGGTTACCCAAAAGCGGTTTTTAATCCTTACCCACAAACTAGGTAAGCGGGCATTTTTGATGAAAAAACTACTACCCACTCAAACCTATATTAATAATATGCTAAAACAAACCAAAGCGATGAAACGTGCAATGGAAAGACGGTAACCCATGACGAATACAGTATTAGATAAAGCAGTATCAGTAAGAGAAGGCGAAGAACTAGACGTTAATGTCGTCGATGGGTGGCTGAAAAACCATATTCAAAACCTTATCGGCACACCTAGGGTGACACAATATTCAGGCGGTGCGTCTAACTGGACCTACTGTCTTGAATACGAAAATACGTCGCTAATATTACGCCGTGCACCCGCGGGCACTAAAGCGAAAGGTGCCCATGATATGGGGCGTGAATATCGTCTTCAAGCCGCGCTGAAGCCGGTTTATAGTTATGTGCCTGACATGCTCGCGTATTGCGATGATGAAACCGTGATTGGCACAGAATTCTATATCATGGAAAAGCTGTCTGGCGTTATTCCCCGTAAGAATCTTCCTCGCGATTTAAAGACCTCTCCAGAACAGACGCATCAGCTATGCAAAAATGTACTCGATAGCTTAATAGAGCTGCACAAGGTTGACTATAAGGCGGCAGGTTTAGACACCATTGGCAAAGGTAGCGGTTATATAGAGCGCCAAATTACAGGCTGGAGTGAGCGTTACACAAAAGCAAAAACCTGGAATGTCCCCTCTGGCAAAGGCGTTATGCGCTGGCTTAAAGCTAATATGCCAAGTGAAGAGCGTATTTGCATTACTCACAACGATTTTAGATTCGACAATGTGGTGTTAGATCCTAACGACTACACCAACATTTTAGGTGTGCTTGATTGGGAGTTGGCCACCCTTGGCGATCCCTTGATGGACTTGGGCAATACGTTGGCCTATTGGGTTAATGCTGACGATGATTTTCTCGCCCAATCTACACGTAGGCAGCCCACTCATCTAAAAGGCATGATGACACGAGATCAAGTGGTGGCTTATTACTGCAAGCAAATGGATGTTAACGTTGATGATTTCACTTTCTATGAAGTGTATGGCTTGTTTCGTTTAGCGGGTATTGCACAGCAAATCTACTACCGCTATCACCATGGGCAAACCAATAACCCAGCGTTTAAAAACTTTTGGATATTTATTCATTATTTAATGTGGCGTTGTAAAAAGGCCATTCGTCAATCAGGAAAAAGAAAATGACAACAAGACAAAATATTCTGATCACGGGCGCAAGCTCAGGCCTTGGAAAAGGAATGGCAACAG encodes:
- a CDS encoding phosphotransferase family protein; amino-acid sequence: MTNTVLDKAVSVREGEELDVNVVDGWLKNHIQNLIGTPRVTQYSGGASNWTYCLEYENTSLILRRAPAGTKAKGAHDMGREYRLQAALKPVYSYVPDMLAYCDDETVIGTEFYIMEKLSGVIPRKNLPRDLKTSPEQTHQLCKNVLDSLIELHKVDYKAAGLDTIGKGSGYIERQITGWSERYTKAKTWNVPSGKGVMRWLKANMPSEERICITHNDFRFDNVVLDPNDYTNILGVLDWELATLGDPLMDLGNTLAYWVNADDDFLAQSTRRQPTHLKGMMTRDQVVAYYCKQMDVNVDDFTFYEVYGLFRLAGIAQQIYYRYHHGQTNNPAFKNFWIFIHYLMWRCKKAIRQSGKRK